A window of the Gossypium hirsutum isolate 1008001.06 chromosome A05, Gossypium_hirsutum_v2.1, whole genome shotgun sequence genome harbors these coding sequences:
- the LOC107959679 gene encoding V-type proton ATPase subunit D yields MSGQSQRLNVVPTVTMLGIMKARLVGATRGHALLKKKSDALTVQFRQILKKIVSTKESMGEIMKTSSFSLTEAKYVAGENIKHVVLENVQNASLKVRSRQENVAGVKLPKFEYFTEGETKNDLTGLARGGQQVQQCRAAYVKAIEVLVELASLQTSFLTLDEAIKTTNRRVNALENVVKPRLENTISYIKGELDELEREDFFRLKKIQGYKKREIERQLAEAKLFAEEQVAEKVSLRKGVSINSAHNMLSAAREKDEDIIF; encoded by the coding sequence ATGTCCGGTCAATCCCAGCGCTTGAATGTGGTTCCAACTGTTACAATGCTTGGAATCATGAAAGCTCGGCTTGTGGGTGCTACAAGAGGTCATGCACTTCTCAAGAAAAAGAGTGATGCCCTTACTGTACAATTTCGTCAGATCCTTAAGAAGATAGTATCTACAAAAGAATCAATGGGAGAGATTATGAAAACCTCTTCATTTTCCCTAACTGAGGCCAAGTATGTTGCTGGTGAGAACATCAAGCATGTTGTCCTTGAGAATGTTCAAAATGCTTCTCTTAAAGTTCGGTCCCGACAAGAGAATGTTGCTGGAGTGAAACTTCCCAAGTTTGAGTATTTCACTGAAGGTGAGACCAAGAATGATCTGACTGGTTTGGCCAGAGGTGGGCAACAGGTTCAACAGTGTCGTGCTGCTTATGTGAAAGCAATTGAGGTTCTAGTTGAGCTTGCTTCTCTTCAGACATCATTCTTGACACTTGACGAGGCAATCAAGACTACAAATCGCAGGGTTAATGCTTTGGAGAATGTTGTGAAGCCAAGGTTGGAGAATACCATAAGTTACATCAAGGGAGAGTTGGATGAGCTTGAAAGGGAGGATTTCTTCAGGTTAAAGAAGATACAAGGTTATAAGAAGAGGGAGATAGAGAGACAGCTTGCAGAGGCCAAGCTGTTTGCTGAGGAACAGGTTGCTGAGAAGGTTTCCTTGAGAAAAGGGGTCTCTATAAATTCAGCTCACAATATGCTATCCGCAGCCAGGGAGAAGGATGAAGATATTATTTTCTAA